The following are from one region of the Muntiacus reevesi chromosome 3, mMunRee1.1, whole genome shotgun sequence genome:
- the SMYD5 gene encoding histone-lysine N-trimethyltransferase SMYD5: protein MAASMCDVFSFCVGVAGPARVAVEVRFVSSAKGKGLFATQPIRKGETIFVERPLVAAQFLWNALYRYRACDHCLRALEKAEENAQRLTGKPGQVLPHPELCTVRKDLHQNCPHCQVTYCSAECRLAAAEQYHQILCPGPSQDDPAHPLNKLQEAWRSVHYPPETASIMLMARMVATVKQAKDKDRWIRLFSQFCNKTANEEEEIVHKLLGDKFKGQLELLRRLFTEALYEEALSQWFTPDGFRSLFALVGTNGQGIGTSSLSQWVHACDALELKPQDREQLDAFIDQLYKDIEAATGEFLNCEGSGLFMLQSCCNHSCVPNAETSFPENNFLLHVTALEDIKPGEEICISYLDCCQRERSRHSRHKILRENYLFVCSCPKCLAEADEPNMTSEEEEEEEEEEGEPEDAELGDEMTDV, encoded by the exons ATGGCGGCCTCCATGTGCGACGTGTTCTCCTTCTGCGTGGGCGTGGCGGGCCCGGCCCGGGTCGCAGTGGAAGTCCGCTTCGTGAGCAGCGCCAAG GGAAAGGGGCTGTTTGCCACACAGCCGATCCGGAAGGGGGAGACCATATTCGTAGAACGGCCCCTGGTAGCTGCGCAGTTTCTCTGGAATGCACTTTATCGTTACCGAG CCTGTGACCACTGTCTTCGGgcactggagaaggcagaggaaaacGCGCAGAGACTGACTGGGAAGCCAGGCCAGGTTCTGCCACACCCCGAGCTGTGTACTGTGCGCAAAGACCTGCACCAGAACTGCCCCCACTGCCAG GTGACGTACTGCAGTGCAGAATGTCGACTGGCCGCAGCTGAGCAATACCATCAGATCCTGTGTCCAGGCCCCTCCCAGGATGACCCCGCACATCCTCTCAATAAGCTGCAGGAGGCCTGGAG gAGTGTTCACTACCCCCCTGAGACTGCAAGCATCATGTTGATGGCCCGGATGGTGGCCACAGTGAAACAG GCTAAGGATAAGGATCGTTGGATCAGGCTCTTCTCCCAGTTCTGTAATAAAACTGCTAATGAGGAGGAGGAAATTGTCCATAAACTCCTAGGGGACAAATTCAAG GGTCAGCTGGAGCTACTGCGGAGACTCTTCACAGAGGCGCTTTATGAAGAAGCACTCAGCCAG TGGTTCACTCCGGATGGATTCCGGTCTCTCTTCGCTCTTGTTGGGACCAATGGCCAAGGAATTGGGACCAG CTCCCTGAGCCAGTGGGTCCATGCCTGTGATGCTCTGGAGCTGAAGCCTCAGGACCGTGAGCAGCTGGATGCCTTCATTGACCAGCTGTACAAGGACATCGAGGCAG CAACCGGCGAGTTTCTTAACTGTGAAGGATCTGGCCTCTTTATGCTGCAGAGCTGCT GCAACCACAGCTGTGTCCCCAATGCAGAGACCTCCTTCCCAGAAAACAACTTCCTTTTGCATGTCACCGCCCTGGAGGATATTAAGCCAGGAGAG GAAATCTGCATCAGCTACTTAGACTGCTGTCAGCGGGAGCGCAGCCGCCACAGCCGCCACAAGATCCTCAG GGAGAACTATCTGTTCGTCTGTTCCTGCCCTAAATGTCTGGCAGAGGCCGATGAGCCCAACATGAcctctgaggaggaggaggaggaagaggaggaggaaggcgaACCGGAAGATGCTGAGCTGGGGGATGAGATGACTGATGTGTGA